ATATAGAATCCCTGCAACCTAAACTTTCAGCAAGCCCTACCAAATTTTATGATATGATGTTTAAATCCTACCAAACTGATTTCCGTATTCCAAGTTCTCAGCTGGGGGACTATCTTTACAGAACACACAGCTCAGGGTCCCAACCTGTAACAATATATACAGATGTGGACAATAGCGTTATTGACAGTAAAAAGCCTGAAACAGACAAACCTGAGGAAGAGACTGATAAGGGAAAGAAAAATATGTCCGTAAAGGGTTTGGCTGTATTTAATGGGGACAAAATGATAGGAAGTCTTGATTCCGGAGAAACCTCCATATATGCATTAATGACAGGGTCTATAGATAGCATAAAACTAGAGGTTAAAGACCCTCTGGACGAAAGATATAAAATATTAAGTAATGTAAGGAAAGATAGGTCCTCCAAAACAAGTGTACAGGTATATGGGAACAAACCCCAAATAAATATAGACTTAAATCTTCATGCCGATATAGAAGCTGTTCAAAGCAACATAAATTACTTCGATCCTACAAAATTACAGAAAGTTCAAAAGGAGTATGAAGATTATATAAAAAATGAAATGAACAGCCTTCTTACCAAAGCATCATATGAGTACAAAAGCGATATATTTGGTTTTGGACAAATAGCAAAGAAAAATTACATGTCTATATCGCAATGGGAGAAAGTCAAATGGCACGAAATTTTCCCCAATGTCGCTTACAGAGTCAAAGTAAGCACGACGGTATCGGATCAGCAATAAATAAAATCGGGAGTGGATAAAATGGCAGGTAATATCATTATAGTAATATTCTTAGTCTGGATATGTATATATTCATTCAGCTTCGGAGTATATACCTGGAAAAATAGAAACTGGTTCGGCGGATTGGTAGTAATTTTATTATCCTTAACATCACTGTTGCTTCCCGCAGCAATGATGTTTTTATAGACAACCCAACACCATAAATTGGTATTGGATTATCTATTGACACAAAAGTAATGGCGTGTTAACATAATCAAGCTGTCGCGAAAAACAACACTTAAACAGTTAAGGTAGTATGAACTACCAAAAACTGAAAGTAAAAAAAGTGTTGACAACAGGATAGCAAAGTGTTAATATAATTAAGCTGCTTGCGACAAACAAACAGCAAAAACCTTACAAAGCAGTCGTAAGAAGGCTTTATGGACTTTGAAAAGTAAACAGTGATAAACATGTAAAGGAACTCGAAAAATTCCGAAATCGTAAAACGATTTCAAAATTGAGTAACTTGCGAACTTTACAACCTGGTTTTTGGAAACAAGAACTAGAAAAAAAGTCAGCAATTTTTAATGAGCTAATTAAATTTTTCAAATATTAATTTGAGAGTTTGATCCTGGCTCAGGACGAACGCTGGCGGCGTGCCTAACACATGCAAGTCGAGCGGAGTTAATTGAAAGCTTGCTTTTGATTAACTTAGCGGCGGACGGGTGAGTAACGCGTGGGCAACCTGCCTGTTACAGGGGGATAACACAGGGAAACTTGTGCTAATACCGCATAATACAGCGAGAAAGCATTTTCTTGTTGTCAAAGGAGCAATCCGGTAACAGATGGGCCCGCGTCCAATTAGCTAGTTGGTGATGTAACGGACCACCAAGGCGACGATTGGTAGCCGAACTGAGAGGTTGATCGGCCACATTGGGACTGAGACACGGCCCAGACTCCTACGGGAGGCAGCAGTGGGGAATATTGCACAATGGGGGAAACCCTGATGCAGCAACGCCGCGTGAAGGATGAAGGTTTTCGGATTGTAAACTTCTTTAGTCAGGGACGAAAAAATGACGGTACCTGAAGAATAAGCCACGGCTAACTACGTGCCAGCAGCCGCGGTAATACGTAGGTGGCAAGCGTTGTCCGGAATTACTGGGTGTAAAGGGCGTGTAGGCGGGAATGTAAGTCAGATGTGAAATCCCAGAGCTTAACTCTGGAGCTGCATCTGAAACTATGTTTCTTGAGTGCCGGAGAGGAAAGCGGAATTCCTAGTGTAGCGGTGAAATGCGTAGATATTAGGAGGAACACCAGTGGCGAAGGCGGCTTTCTGGACGGTAACTGACGCTGAGGCGCGAAAGCGTGGGGAGCAAACAGGATTAGATACCCTGGTAGTCCACGCTGTAAACGATGGATACTAGGTGTAGGAGGTATCGACCCCTTCTGTGCCGGAGTTAACACAATAAGTATCCCACCTGGGGAGTACGGCCGCAAGGTTGAAACTCAAAGGAATTGACGGGGGCCCGCACAAGCAGTGGAGTATGTGGTTTAATTCGAAGCAACGCGAAGAACCTTACCAAGGCTTGACATATAGCGGAATATGGTAGAGATATCATAGTCCTTCGGGACTGCTATACAGGTGGTGCATGGTTGTCGTCAGCTCGTGTCGTGAGATGTTGGGTTAAGTCCCGCAACGAGCGCAACCCCTGTTGCTAGTTGATAACATTTAGTTGATCACTCTAGCGAGACTGCCGGTGATAAATCGGAGGAAGGTGGGGACGACGTCAAATCATCATGCCCCTTATGTCTTGGGCTACACACGTACTACAATGGCTATAACAGAGGGAAGCTAAGCTGCAAAGTGGAGCAAATCCCCAAAAATAGTCCCAGTTCAGATTGTGGGCTGCAACCCGCCCACATGAAGTCGGAATTGCTAGTAATGGCAGGTCAGCATACTGCCGTGAATACGTTCCCGGGCCTTGTACACACCGCCCGTCACACCATGAGAGTCTGCAACACCCGAAGTCGATAGTCTAACCGCAAGGAGGACGTCGCCGAAGGTGGGGCCGATGATTGGGGTGAAGTCGTAACAAGGTAGCCGTATCGGAAGGTGCGGCTGGATCACCTCCTTTCTAAGGAGACATGATTCATGCAGAACTAGTTTCTAAGATGAATCAAATCTTTAGGTCGAAGATAAATGACAGGAAGGCTTGAGCTAAGCTCGCCGGACTGAAAATCATTATCTTAGAGTTTCTTTACAATCACTGTTTAGTTTTCAAAGCCCATGAAAATGGACTTTGATTTTATGGGGGTATAGCTCAGCTGGGAGAGCACCTGCCTTGCAAGCAGGGGGTCATGAGTTCGATTCTCATTATCTCCACCAAGGCTTTTTAGAAAAGCCTAAAAAATACCAGTTGACATGATAATTGAAACTGGTATAATAGGAACTCCGCAGTCAGTGTGGCAACACAAACAACTGCGAGGTTTGTACCTTGAGAACTGAATAATGTTATTCAAAGAATGCGTTTCAAACGAAAGTTTGAAATACGTTTTAAGAAGATGAGAAGACAAGAGATATATAATTAATTATGTATTTTCTGAAAAGTAATAAGGGTAACATGTGAAAAGGAGAAATCCTTTGAAACACGTAAAGCAGTTTACGTTGGAAACATGCAACTCTTAGGAAACTAACTCATTGATAGGTTAAGACAATCACTTTAAATCAATTACTATGTAATTGACATTGAGAATCTGATCAATCGAAGATATTCGATAAAAATTGATAGAAGCAAGCAGTACAAGGAAGGCGACCGACGAGAAGCGGAGTTTACGGTGGTAAATGAGCATCGCAGGAGGGAAGCCTGACACAGTAATGCGAAGCTTATAGCAATTTTAGAGGTCAAGCTACTAAGAGCATAGGGTGAATGCCTTGGCACCAGAAGGCGATGAAGGACGTGACAAGCTGCGAAAAGCTACGGAGAGGCGCAAATAGCCATCGACCCGTAGATATCCGAATGGGGAAACCCGGCCGAGTTAAACACTCGGTCATCGTAACATGAATACATAGTGTTACGAAGGCAGACGTTGGGAACTGAAACATCTAAGTACCAACAGGAGTAGAAATCAAAAAGAGATTCCGTAAGTAGTGGCGAGCGAAAGCGGAAGAGCCCAAACCAAAAGATAGCAATATCTTTCGGGGTTGTGGACTAGCATAATGATCCTCAAGACATAGCAGAATGAGCAGCTGGAAAGCTGAGACCATAGAGGGTAAAAGTCCCGTAAGCGAAATGTTAAG
This region of Clostridium sp. BNL1100 genomic DNA includes:
- a CDS encoding Ger(x)C family spore germination protein yields the protein MSKIAKLFCTILCIAIITVSLTGCYDNREIEDLAYVVAIGIDEADNNMFNLTFQSAVPKSITTGEGETTDIKTFKTDNFLSGFRKTGRYLSKKINLSHTKVIVVSEKIANRGLLPFLNGLQNYMELRPNVNIIVSANGAKNYIESLQPKLSASPTKFYDMMFKSYQTDFRIPSSQLGDYLYRTHSSGSQPVTIYTDVDNSVIDSKKPETDKPEEETDKGKKNMSVKGLAVFNGDKMIGSLDSGETSIYALMTGSIDSIKLEVKDPLDERYKILSNVRKDRSSKTSVQVYGNKPQINIDLNLHADIEAVQSNINYFDPTKLQKVQKEYEDYIKNEMNSLLTKASYEYKSDIFGFGQIAKKNYMSISQWEKVKWHEIFPNVAYRVKVSTTVSDQQ